Proteins encoded in a region of the Drosophila busckii strain San Diego stock center, stock number 13000-0081.31 chromosome 2L, ASM1175060v1, whole genome shotgun sequence genome:
- the LOC108608424 gene encoding outer dense fiber protein 3-like protein 2: MPRQTGPGPAAYTLPSTFGFESCDARMRRGPQYSFGRRTALPAVKKSGPGPAEYQIGQVTRYGNARGLQFSMLQRGQLNKPNSVRYD, encoded by the exons atgccaaGACAAACAG GACCTGGACCGGCTGCTTATACGCTGCCCAGTACGTTTGGCTTTGAGAGCTGCGATGCGCGCATGCGTCGTGGTCCGCAATATTCGTTTGGACGTCGCACCGCATTGCCGGCGGTTAAGAAATCCGGACCCGGCCCGGCTGAGTATCAAATTGGGCAGGTGACGCGCTATGGCAACGCACGTGGCTTGCAGTTCTCGATGCTGCAGCGCGGGCAGCTGAACAAACCGAATTCGGTGCGTTATGATTGA